The following coding sequences are from one Syntrophomonadaceae bacterium window:
- a CDS encoding AMP-binding protein, whose protein sequence is MENWQKICKTPWRELKKMQDRKLRSFLINQIYPYSPYYRRLFDKHKLDPYKFQGVDDLVHIPFSYKEDVAPTNESPKKHRDFIIRPDEEISKKYGHLAKLSPYGGKQVVAEKVYEYKPVHMHFTTGRTAKATPFVYSLRDLENIREGGRRLFDVFALSKDDVMINAFPYAPHLAFWQAFFAADALGVTSLHSGGGKVMGTQNLIDAVEMLRGTVLAFIPGYAYYFLRQAAEQKKDYSSVRKLLFGGERVPPGLKDKIRATLQEMGAKNPMVLATYACTESRLAWGECPSESSFGYHIYPDLEIIELVDPETGERVAEGEEGEVVYTALDWRGTCMLRYRTGDVAKGGITYEPCPNCGRTVPRISANLQRKSEFKEFNLTKIKGTLVNLNNFFPLLMGHPQVLEWQVEIRKRNNDPFDLDEIYLYLAPAAGVNLEELKNELRQKISRDTEVSPNEIIVTSVDQILGRLGMETELKEKRILDSRPCK, encoded by the coding sequence ATGGAAAACTGGCAAAAGATTTGCAAAACGCCTTGGCGGGAATTAAAAAAGATGCAGGATCGCAAGTTGCGTTCTTTTTTGATAAACCAGATTTACCCTTACAGTCCTTATTACCGGCGTCTTTTTGACAAGCACAAACTTGATCCCTATAAATTTCAAGGTGTGGACGACCTGGTACACATCCCTTTCTCTTATAAGGAAGATGTGGCGCCAACCAATGAAAGTCCTAAAAAACACAGGGATTTTATCATCAGGCCCGACGAAGAAATCTCGAAGAAATATGGGCACCTGGCCAAACTTTCTCCTTATGGCGGAAAGCAGGTAGTGGCGGAAAAAGTTTATGAGTACAAGCCGGTACATATGCATTTTACTACTGGGCGCACAGCTAAGGCCACCCCGTTTGTTTATTCGCTGCGTGACCTGGAGAACATCCGGGAAGGCGGGCGGCGACTGTTTGATGTGTTTGCGTTATCAAAAGATGACGTAATGATCAACGCTTTTCCCTACGCGCCGCATTTGGCCTTCTGGCAGGCTTTTTTTGCCGCCGATGCACTAGGGGTGACTAGCCTGCATAGTGGTGGCGGCAAAGTGATGGGAACGCAAAACTTGATTGATGCTGTAGAAATGCTGCGTGGGACTGTTCTGGCCTTTATCCCTGGCTACGCCTATTATTTTCTGCGCCAGGCCGCCGAGCAGAAAAAAGACTACTCCTCTGTGCGTAAACTGCTGTTCGGCGGTGAGCGGGTGCCACCCGGCCTAAAGGACAAGATCCGTGCCACCTTGCAGGAGATGGGGGCGAAAAACCCGATGGTACTAGCTACTTATGCCTGCACGGAAAGCCGTCTGGCTTGGGGCGAATGCCCATCGGAATCGTCTTTCGGCTATCATATTTACCCCGATCTGGAGATTATTGAGCTAGTTGACCCGGAGACAGGAGAGCGGGTGGCGGAAGGGGAAGAAGGGGAAGTTGTGTATACAGCGCTGGATTGGCGTGGCACTTGCATGCTTCGCTACCGGACAGGTGATGTGGCTAAAGGCGGCATCACCTACGAACCCTGTCCCAACTGTGGCCGTACTGTTCCACGCATCAGCGCCAACCTGCAGCGCAAATCGGAGTTTAAAGAATTTAACCTGACAAAAATCAAAGGAACGCTGGTTAACCTGAATAACTTCTTTCCCTTGCTGATGGGTCACCCGCAGGTGCTGGAATGGCAGGTGGAGATACGCAAGCGCAACAACGACCCGTTTGACCTGGACGAAATTTACCTTTACCTGGCCCCGGCTGCGGGCGTTAACCTGGAGGAACTGAAGAATGAATTGCGGCAAAAAATATCTCGGGATACAGAAGTATCGCCTAACGAAATTATAGTAACATCAGTGGATCAGATCCTGGGCAGGTTGGGCATGGAAACAGAACTGAAAGAAAAAAGAATTCTCGACAGCCGTCCATGTAAATAG
- the trpE gene encoding anthranilate synthase component I, with product MHPSSSEEFFDLAQKGNLVPVYAEFSAALETPLAVFLKLRQGPYGFLLESVERGQNLGRYSFIGTEPYLLFSSKDGKVKIVENGQPVLYEVKDPLQELAKILKRYRPVKAPGLPGFAGGAVGYLGYDMAGYFEKLPPGKKGEPDLPDCMFMLADTLVVFDHVRQVIQVVVNARVTENPRQDYLRAAEKIAQIRARLNVAVPNYLLKNLSSPQKKISYNHNLTAGQFQDMVRAAKAYIRKGDIFQVVLSQRVDFPLEADPLNVYQVLRSLNPSPYMFYLQLDDLYFVGSSPELLVKVENGQAEIRPIAGTRPRGKNELQERELEQELLHDEKEKAEHLMLVDLGRNDLGRVSRYGTVKVANFMEVEKYSHVMHLVSKVTGTLLPHLNCFDVLRASFPAGTVSGAPKIRAMEIIAELEPTPRGPYAGAVGYISYGGDMDTCITIRTLIVNKGTGYIQAGAGIVADSVPTQEYQETLNKARALFKAVEIASGGEADVAGHR from the coding sequence ATACACCCGTCAAGTTCAGAGGAATTTTTTGATTTAGCCCAGAAAGGCAACCTGGTGCCTGTTTATGCCGAGTTTTCGGCAGCCTTGGAAACCCCCTTGGCCGTCTTTTTAAAACTGAGACAGGGTCCATACGGGTTTTTGCTGGAAAGCGTGGAGCGGGGGCAAAACCTTGGCCGATATTCTTTTATCGGCACAGAGCCTTACCTGCTTTTCAGTTCTAAGGACGGCAAAGTGAAGATTGTGGAAAATGGTCAGCCAGTATTGTATGAGGTCAAAGACCCCCTGCAGGAATTGGCAAAAATCTTAAAGAGATACCGACCGGTTAAAGCTCCCGGCTTACCCGGCTTTGCGGGAGGGGCGGTAGGCTACCTTGGTTATGACATGGCCGGTTATTTTGAAAAACTGCCACCTGGCAAAAAAGGGGAACCAGATCTTCCTGATTGCATGTTTATGCTTGCCGACACCCTTGTGGTTTTTGATCATGTACGGCAGGTGATCCAGGTGGTGGTTAACGCCAGGGTGACTGAAAATCCGCGTCAGGACTACCTGAGGGCTGCAGAAAAAATTGCACAGATCAGGGCAAGGTTAAATGTTGCTGTTCCGAATTATCTGCTTAAAAATTTAAGCAGCCCGCAAAAAAAAATCAGCTACAACCACAATCTGACGGCAGGGCAGTTCCAGGATATGGTTAGAGCGGCAAAGGCATATATCCGGAAAGGAGACATCTTCCAAGTGGTCTTGTCCCAGCGGGTTGACTTCCCTTTGGAGGCTGATCCCCTGAACGTCTACCAGGTTTTGCGCTCTTTAAACCCTTCCCCCTACATGTTTTATTTGCAGCTGGATGACCTTTATTTTGTAGGTTCCTCGCCGGAATTGCTGGTAAAGGTAGAAAACGGACAAGCGGAAATCAGACCCATTGCCGGCACCAGGCCCCGGGGCAAAAACGAGCTGCAAGAAAGGGAACTGGAACAAGAATTGCTCCATGACGAGAAAGAAAAAGCTGAGCATTTAATGCTGGTAGACTTGGGCCGCAATGACTTAGGCCGGGTTTCCAGGTACGGCACGGTCAAAGTAGCAAATTTCATGGAGGTGGAAAAGTATTCCCATGTCATGCACCTGGTCTCCAAGGTTACGGGGACATTACTGCCCCACTTGAACTGTTTTGACGTCTTAAGGGCCAGCTTTCCCGCCGGCACCGTTTCCGGCGCCCCCAAAATCAGGGCCATGGAGATCATCGCTGAGCTGGAGCCCACGCCCCGGGGCCCCTATGCCGGAGCAGTCGGTTATATCAGCTATGGCGGAGATATGGATACCTGCATCACCATCCGCACCTTGATAGTGAACAAAGGCACGGGTTATATCCAGGCCGGGGCCGGAATTGTGGCTGACTCTGTTCCTACGCAAGAATATCAGGAAACTTTAAATAAAGCCAGGGCTTTGTTCAAGGCAGTGGAAATCGCCTCTGGAGGTGAAGCTGATGTTGCTGGTCATCGATAA
- a CDS encoding aminodeoxychorismate/anthranilate synthase component II, with protein MLLVIDNYDSFTYNLVQYLGMLGADIKVVRNDQASLLDIIALQPEKIVISPGPGTPAAAGVCNEVIRQLSGKIPILGVCLGHQCIGEVFGFPVVPAATLLHGKTSLIYHSGDSLFSGIPQGIRVARYHSLVLEKDHAALDLQIVARTEDGTIMAVQHVSHPTFGVQFHPESVATEYGFDILQNFLTRSGLDTSVKEVARN; from the coding sequence ATGTTGCTGGTCATCGATAACTATGATTCCTTTACCTATAACCTGGTCCAATATTTGGGAATGCTGGGGGCAGATATCAAGGTGGTGCGAAATGACCAGGCCAGCCTTTTGGATATTATCGCCCTGCAGCCGGAAAAGATTGTTATTTCGCCCGGGCCGGGGACTCCCGCTGCAGCAGGGGTTTGTAACGAAGTCATCCGGCAGCTTTCCGGGAAAATCCCGATTCTTGGGGTCTGTTTAGGCCACCAGTGCATCGGGGAGGTGTTTGGCTTTCCCGTTGTTCCGGCCGCTACCCTGCTCCACGGCAAGACCTCCCTTATCTATCACTCGGGGGATAGCCTCTTTTCCGGCATCCCGCAAGGCATCCGGGTTGCCCGGTATCATTCCCTGGTCTTGGAAAAGGACCATGCTGCCCTGGATTTGCAGATAGTTGCCAGGACGGAAGATGGGACCATTATGGCGGTGCAGCACGTAAGTCATCCGACCTTTGGCGTCCAATTCCACCCGGAATCTGTCGCTACTGAATATGGTTTTGACATCTTACAGAATTTCTTAACGAGAAGCGGGCTTGACACCAGCGTGAAAGAGGTGGCCAGGAATTGA
- the trpD gene encoding anthranilate phosphoribosyltransferase: protein MIKEMIKKVVRRENLSTGEAKEVMEEIMEGKATPAQIGSLITALSMKGETVAEIAGFAQAMRAKALPIKSRHPTFIDTCGTGGDGSGTFNISTTVALVVAAAGLPVAKHGNRSVSSKSGSADLLEALGVRIDLCPRETESILNELGIAFLYAPFFHQAMRHAVGPRQEVGIRSVFNILGPLTNPAQAPVQVLGVYDPNLTEVMAQVLERLDTKTAYVVHGAGGLDEVSTLGPTKISCLCQGSIKNLTIYPEDYGLDRANLAELQGGEASQNALITMNILEGQPGPCQDIVLLNSAVALVAGGIAEDIREGIKIGRETLTSGQALDKLQQFRRVTNRRGQKGEEA, encoded by the coding sequence TTGATTAAAGAGATGATCAAGAAGGTAGTAAGGAGAGAAAATTTAAGCACTGGCGAGGCCAAAGAGGTGATGGAGGAAATAATGGAAGGAAAGGCCACTCCCGCCCAGATCGGCAGCCTGATTACAGCCCTTAGTATGAAGGGGGAAACTGTGGCAGAAATTGCCGGTTTTGCCCAGGCGATGCGGGCCAAGGCCTTGCCAATCAAAAGCAGACACCCTACCTTCATCGATACCTGCGGCACAGGCGGCGATGGCAGCGGTACTTTCAATATTTCCACAACCGTCGCCCTGGTAGTGGCCGCTGCCGGCCTACCTGTGGCCAAGCACGGCAACCGGTCCGTATCCAGCAAAAGCGGCAGTGCCGACCTGCTGGAGGCCCTGGGAGTAAGAATTGACCTTTGCCCCCGGGAAACAGAGTCTATCTTAAATGAGCTCGGGATCGCCTTCTTGTACGCGCCTTTCTTTCATCAGGCCATGCGCCATGCCGTAGGACCTCGCCAGGAAGTAGGTATCCGCAGTGTCTTTAATATTTTAGGGCCTTTGACAAATCCCGCTCAGGCTCCAGTGCAGGTCTTGGGGGTTTATGACCCCAATTTAACGGAGGTCATGGCCCAGGTCTTAGAACGCTTGGACACAAAAACCGCCTATGTGGTCCATGGGGCCGGCGGTTTAGATGAGGTCTCCACCCTCGGACCTACAAAGATCAGCTGCCTGTGCCAGGGTTCCATCAAGAATTTAACAATTTATCCCGAAGATTACGGCCTGGACAGGGCTAACCTAGCAGAGCTACAGGGGGGCGAGGCCAGCCAAAACGCCCTGATTACCATGAATATCCTGGAGGGACAGCCAGGCCCCTGCCAGGACATCGTCCTTTTGAACAGCGCCGTGGCCTTAGTAGCCGGAGGAATCGCGGAAGACATCCGGGAGGGAATAAAAATTGGGAGAGAAACCCTGACCTCTGGCCAGGCCCTGGATAAGCTCCAGCAATTTAGAAGAGTTACAAACCGGCGGGGCCAGAAAGGGGAAGAAGCATGA
- the trpC gene encoding indole-3-glycerol phosphate synthase TrpC codes for MTLERILAHKKKEVAQRKQLFPLPELKKQLPRQRHEPAGFQIALAQDGASLIAEIKKASPTKGVLRPDFDPVKIARCYEENGASAISVLTDAEFFLGSLDCLKQVREATRLPILCKDFIIDPYQIYEASLYGADAVLLIAGVLDQEDLASFYRLATDLALAALVEVHSPSELGLALQAGAEIIGINNRDLKTFRTDLKTTLEMAAMVPDHCLLVSESGISTADDIRRLAAAGVDAVLVGEALVTSKDIGQKVRELAGR; via the coding sequence ATGACCCTGGAACGCATCCTCGCCCATAAAAAAAAGGAGGTAGCCCAAAGAAAACAGCTCTTTCCCCTGCCGGAATTAAAAAAACAATTGCCCCGGCAAAGGCATGAACCGGCAGGCTTTCAGATAGCCCTGGCCCAGGACGGCGCAAGCCTGATTGCAGAGATAAAAAAGGCCTCCCCGACCAAGGGGGTATTGCGACCAGACTTTGACCCGGTAAAAATTGCGCGCTGCTATGAGGAAAATGGCGCCTCCGCAATTTCTGTCCTGACTGATGCAGAGTTTTTCCTGGGCAGCCTGGACTGCCTGAAACAAGTCCGGGAAGCGACCCGGCTGCCCATCTTATGTAAAGATTTTATCATCGACCCCTATCAAATTTACGAGGCTAGCCTTTATGGTGCCGATGCGGTTTTGCTCATTGCCGGCGTTTTAGACCAAGAGGACTTGGCTTCCTTTTACCGGCTGGCCACAGACCTGGCATTAGCGGCCCTGGTAGAGGTCCACTCCCCTTCGGAATTAGGCCTGGCCCTGCAAGCCGGGGCAGAAATAATCGGCATCAACAACCGGGATTTAAAGACCTTTAGGACTGATTTAAAAACCACCCTGGAGATGGCTGCCATGGTGCCTGACCATTGTCTTTTGGTCAGTGAAAGCGGCATCTCCACGGCCGATGATATCAGGCGGCTGGCCGCGGCAGGCGTTGATGCCGTCTTGGTGGGAGAAGCCCTGGTGACGAGCAAAGACATCGGCCAAAAAGTTCGTGAACTGGCCGGGAGGTGA
- a CDS encoding phosphoribosylanthranilate isomerase, producing MVWIKICGITNLPDALAATALGADAAGFVFAAGKRQVKPEVVRMIVQNLPPRVAKVGVFVNKKISLVREIADFCGLTAIQLHGEESAAYCSLLRGYEVIKAFRIQDNLPEGQMRDYLQKQVVQKILLDTYLPDQLGGTGKTFDWKLAARQEWLQLPVIIAGGLNPENISEALQIAQPFGVDVSSGVEKAPGQKDFFKLKTFIENARGL from the coding sequence ATGGTATGGATCAAAATCTGCGGCATCACTAACTTGCCGGATGCCCTGGCAGCAACAGCTTTAGGGGCCGATGCCGCCGGCTTTGTTTTCGCGGCCGGCAAACGGCAAGTAAAACCTGAGGTTGTCCGGATGATCGTCCAAAACCTCCCCCCGCGAGTTGCAAAAGTAGGTGTCTTTGTCAACAAGAAAATTAGTCTGGTGCGGGAAATTGCCGATTTCTGCGGCTTGACGGCCATTCAGCTTCACGGTGAGGAATCCGCCGCTTACTGCTCTCTTCTTAGGGGTTATGAGGTGATCAAGGCTTTTCGCATCCAGGACAATTTGCCAGAGGGTCAAATGCGCGATTATCTCCAGAAGCAGGTTGTCCAAAAAATCCTGCTGGATACCTATCTGCCAGATCAACTTGGCGGCACCGGCAAAACCTTCGACTGGAAGCTGGCTGCAAGGCAGGAATGGTTGCAGCTACCAGTAATCATCGCCGGGGGCTTAAACCCTGAGAACATAAGCGAGGCCCTCCAAATAGCCCAGCCTTTTGGCGTTGATGTCAGCAGCGGTGTAGAAAAAGCGCCTGGGCAAAAGGACTTCTTTAAACTAAAAACCTTTATTGAAAATGCAAGGGGGTTATAA
- the trpB gene encoding tryptophan synthase subunit beta, with protein MAALTELERAYEQYKRDPVFMAEMAHYFRTYTGRPTPLYFAKRLTEDLGGARIYLKREDLNHTGAHKINNSLGQTLLAKKMGKSKIIAETGAGQHGVASATAAALLNCECTVFMGAEDVKRQSLNVFRMQLLGAKVIEVTSGTKTLKDAANEALRHWVASVQDTHYVIGSVVGPHPYPAMVRDFQSIIGVEARQQILERENRLPDYLVACVGGGSNAMGLFHPFVQDQEVKMVGVEAAGHGIHTGHHAATLTAGTKGVLHGALSYILQDDDGQILPAHSISAGLDYPGVGPEHSYYKDSGRASYQAITDAEALEAFQKLARLEGIIPALESAHALAYVMKLAPGLSPEQIIIVNLSGRGDKDVQSVSKILGGAVCE; from the coding sequence ATGGCTGCCCTGACGGAGCTGGAAAGAGCCTATGAACAATACAAAAGGGACCCCGTTTTTATGGCAGAAATGGCACACTATTTCCGAACCTACACGGGGAGGCCCACCCCCTTGTACTTCGCTAAAAGGCTGACGGAAGACCTGGGAGGGGCCAGAATCTACCTGAAGCGGGAAGACTTGAACCACACCGGGGCCCATAAAATCAACAACAGCCTTGGACAAACCCTCTTGGCCAAAAAGATGGGCAAAAGCAAGATTATCGCCGAGACAGGCGCCGGGCAACACGGGGTAGCCTCAGCCACTGCGGCGGCTTTGTTGAATTGCGAATGCACTGTTTTTATGGGGGCGGAAGATGTCAAACGCCAGTCCTTAAATGTGTTTCGCATGCAACTTTTAGGGGCAAAGGTAATAGAAGTAACCTCAGGCACCAAGACCCTTAAAGACGCAGCTAACGAAGCCTTGCGCCACTGGGTGGCTTCGGTGCAAGACACCCATTACGTTATCGGCTCTGTCGTTGGGCCCCACCCCTACCCGGCCATGGTGCGGGATTTTCAAAGCATTATCGGAGTTGAGGCCAGACAGCAGATACTGGAGCGGGAAAACAGGCTGCCAGACTATCTGGTGGCCTGTGTCGGCGGCGGCAGCAATGCCATGGGCCTTTTTCATCCCTTCGTGCAGGATCAGGAGGTAAAAATGGTGGGGGTGGAAGCCGCCGGCCATGGCATCCATACCGGCCACCATGCGGCCACACTGACCGCCGGGACCAAGGGTGTCCTGCACGGCGCTTTGAGCTATATCTTACAGGACGATGACGGCCAGATCCTGCCGGCCCACTCCATCTCCGCCGGACTGGACTATCCCGGCGTAGGCCCGGAACACAGCTATTACAAAGACAGCGGCCGGGCAAGCTACCAGGCCATTACCGATGCAGAAGCCCTGGAGGCATTTCAGAAGCTGGCTCGCCTGGAAGGGATCATCCCGGCGCTGGAAAGCGCCCATGCCCTGGCCTATGTGATGAAATTGGCCCCCGGCCTGTCCCCTGAACAAATAATTATTGTTAATTTATCCGGGCGCGGAGACAAGGACGTTCAGTCTGTCAGTAAAATCCTGGGAGGTGCAGTCTGTGAATAA
- a CDS encoding tryptophan synthase subunit alpha, translating into MNKLAQTFHNLKIKEQKALIPYVCCGDPSLEFTEKLVLQLAEAGADVIELGIPYSDPVADGPIIEKAAQRALAGGISLEKIFGLAATLGEKIPTPLVLMTYFNPIYRYGAGKFVRRAREAGVAGLIVPDLPPEESGILRQLTQEANMDLIFFAAPTSTPERLQKIAALAGGFIYCVSVTGVTGKRDHVAAGLDDFLQRVRSITDLPLAVGFGISSPATAHQAARQADGVIVGSSLIELIEKNLALISTTPETVIEEVCIYTASIKTAIVASDKYLLAKDHF; encoded by the coding sequence GTGAATAAGCTTGCCCAAACTTTTCATAACCTGAAAATTAAAGAACAAAAAGCCCTCATCCCTTACGTCTGTTGCGGTGACCCCAGCCTGGAGTTCACAGAAAAGCTGGTCCTTCAGCTGGCAGAGGCCGGTGCAGATGTGATTGAGCTGGGGATTCCCTATTCCGACCCGGTAGCCGATGGACCCATCATCGAGAAAGCTGCCCAGCGGGCCCTGGCCGGCGGCATCTCCCTGGAGAAAATATTCGGGCTGGCAGCCACACTGGGCGAAAAAATCCCGACACCCCTGGTCCTGATGACCTATTTCAACCCTATTTATCGCTATGGAGCAGGGAAATTTGTCCGCCGGGCAAGAGAGGCAGGGGTGGCCGGCCTCATTGTGCCTGACCTGCCGCCGGAGGAGAGCGGGATCTTACGTCAACTGACGCAAGAAGCAAATATGGACTTGATTTTTTTCGCGGCTCCCACCAGCACACCAGAACGCTTGCAGAAAATCGCGGCTTTGGCCGGCGGTTTCATCTACTGTGTCTCCGTTACAGGCGTGACAGGAAAAAGGGATCATGTCGCCGCAGGACTGGACGACTTTTTGCAGCGAGTTCGCTCAATAACAGATCTGCCTCTAGCCGTAGGCTTTGGCATTTCCAGTCCGGCAACAGCCCACCAAGCTGCCCGGCAAGCCGACGGCGTAATCGTCGGCAGCTCTTTGATTGAATTAATTGAAAAGAATCTGGCTTTAATCAGCACTACCCCTGAAACCGTGATCGAGGAAGTTTGCATATATACGGCAAGCATCAAGACAGCAATCGTAGCAAGTGACAAGTATCTACTTGCTAAAGACCATTTTTGA
- a CDS encoding CBS domain-containing protein codes for MNIAFFLIPKSEVVFLNENATMRQALERMEYHRWTAVPLVDNEGKYVGTLTEGDLLWTIKNYAVFSLLDAERVLIKDIDRHFQNQSVSINTELKDLIDLSIHQNFVPVADDDGTFIGIIRRREIIEYFSKMVFSK; via the coding sequence ATGAACATAGCATTTTTCCTCATTCCGAAAAGCGAGGTAGTTTTTTTAAACGAAAATGCCACCATGCGGCAGGCTTTAGAACGGATGGAATACCATCGTTGGACTGCTGTCCCCTTGGTGGATAATGAAGGGAAATACGTGGGTACCCTGACCGAAGGGGATTTGCTCTGGACCATCAAGAATTATGCCGTTTTTTCATTATTGGATGCGGAGCGGGTGCTGATTAAAGATATTGACCGGCATTTCCAAAACCAGTCAGTATCCATCAACACTGAGCTGAAAGATTTGATTGATCTTTCCATCCACCAAAACTTTGTGCCGGTAGCCGATGATGACGGTACATTCATAGGCATTATCCGCCGCAGGGAAATCATTGAATATTTTTCAAAAATGGTCTTTAGCAAGTAG
- a CDS encoding methylated-DNA--[protein]-cysteine S-methyltransferase, with protein MNIGYDVYPAAIGLIYVVADNHGVRKVATTENEWQTYKAELGEIKRDPKLCREAIRQIEEYFQGKRREFNLPLIIEGTSFQKQVWEVLGNIPYGEVRSYGAVAAAAGRPKGSRAVGQANRHNPLPILIPCHRVIGKDGSLVGYAGTRTEIKAFLLQLEGLSLADFKKYL; from the coding sequence ATGAACATCGGTTATGACGTTTACCCGGCAGCAATTGGCCTGATTTATGTGGTGGCAGATAACCATGGTGTCAGGAAAGTAGCAACGACTGAAAATGAATGGCAGACTTACAAGGCTGAGTTGGGGGAAATAAAAAGAGATCCAAAGCTGTGCCGGGAAGCGATCCGGCAGATTGAGGAATACTTTCAAGGTAAACGGCGGGAATTTAACCTTCCTTTAATCATCGAGGGGACAAGCTTTCAGAAACAGGTGTGGGAGGTACTAGGGAATATTCCTTACGGAGAGGTGCGCAGTTATGGGGCAGTGGCTGCGGCAGCAGGAAGACCAAAAGGCTCCCGGGCTGTTGGCCAGGCTAACCGGCATAACCCGTTACCAATCTTAATCCCCTGTCACCGGGTAATTGGCAAAGACGGCTCCCTGGTGGGTTATGCCGGTACCAGGACGGAAATCAAGGCTTTTTTACTCCAATTAGAAGGCCTGTCTTTGGCGGATTTCAAAAAATATCTGTAG